A genomic region of Candidatus Pseudomonas phytovorans contains the following coding sequences:
- the gtdA gene encoding gentisate 1,2-dioxygenase has translation MNNNDNIGTDRADFYQRIDSQALFPLWEQLHNLVPPQPTTTCVPALWRFSEVRPYLMEAGQLISAEEAVRRVLVLENPGIRGQASITPSLYAGLQLILPGEIAPSHRHSQSALRFVVEGKGAYTAVDGERTTMHPGDFIITPSWTWHDHGNPSEAEGGEPVIWLDGLDIPTVRFYGAGFAENHPQAVQPVSRPEGNSLARYGANMLPLRHQVQGTTSPIFSYPYARTRDALATLERQGEVDAWDGVKLRYVNPATGGWAMPTIGTCMQLLPRGFAGQTARSTDATVYSVVEGQGRAIIDGQTYVFEPRDTFVVPSWVPLSLHADDECVLFSYSDRPVQEALGLLREARDHY, from the coding sequence ATGAATAACAACGACAACATCGGTACGGACCGCGCCGACTTCTATCAACGCATCGATAGCCAAGCGCTGTTCCCGCTGTGGGAACAACTGCATAACCTGGTGCCGCCGCAGCCCACCACTACCTGCGTACCGGCCCTGTGGCGCTTCAGCGAAGTGCGCCCGTACCTGATGGAAGCCGGCCAGCTGATCAGCGCCGAAGAAGCGGTGCGCCGTGTGCTGGTGCTGGAAAACCCGGGTATTCGCGGCCAGGCCTCGATCACCCCCAGCCTGTATGCCGGCCTGCAACTGATCTTGCCGGGCGAGATCGCTCCCAGCCATCGCCACAGCCAGTCGGCGCTGCGTTTCGTGGTCGAAGGCAAGGGCGCCTACACCGCAGTGGACGGGGAGCGCACCACCATGCACCCGGGCGATTTCATCATCACCCCCTCCTGGACCTGGCACGACCACGGCAACCCGAGCGAAGCCGAAGGTGGCGAGCCGGTCATCTGGCTGGACGGGCTGGACATTCCCACTGTGCGCTTCTACGGCGCCGGTTTCGCTGAAAACCACCCGCAGGCCGTGCAGCCGGTCAGCCGGCCGGAGGGCAACAGCCTGGCCCGCTACGGCGCCAACATGCTGCCGCTGCGCCATCAAGTGCAGGGTACTACCTCACCGATTTTCAGTTACCCGTATGCACGTACCCGCGACGCGTTGGCCACGCTTGAACGCCAGGGCGAAGTGGATGCATGGGACGGGGTCAAGCTGCGCTACGTCAACCCGGCCACTGGCGGCTGGGCCATGCCCACCATCGGTACCTGCATGCAGCTACTGCCGCGCGGCTTCGCTGGCCAGACCGCCCGCAGCACCGATGCCACCGTGTACTCGGTGGTCGAGGGGCAGGGGCGCGCCATCATCGACGGGCAGACCTATGTCTTCGAGCCCAGGGACACCTTCGTGGTGCCGAGCTGGGTACCGCTAAGCCTGCATGCGGACGACGAGTGCGTGCTGTTCAGCTATTCCGACCGGCCCGTGCAGGAGGCCCTCGGGCTGCTGCGCGAAGCCCGCGACCACTATTGA
- a CDS encoding fumarylacetoacetate hydrolase family protein: MTYLFEPAATTSLPIAGSDQRFPVRRVYCVGRNYAAHAREMGFDPDREPPFFFCKPADAVVPVADGQTLELPYPAETSNYHYEIELVAAIGKGGRNIAQEQANEHVFGYAVGLDMTRRDLQMKMREMGRPWEIGKAFDASAPIAPLYPASEVGHPAQAGIWLQVEGQDRQRSDIDKLIWSVPETIAYLSRFFDLQPGDLIMTGTPEGVGPVVAGELMVGGVDGLGQIRVRVI; this comes from the coding sequence ATGACTTATCTGTTTGAACCTGCCGCCACCACCAGCCTGCCGATTGCCGGCAGCGACCAGCGCTTCCCGGTACGCCGGGTGTACTGTGTGGGGCGCAACTACGCAGCCCACGCCCGTGAAATGGGCTTTGATCCCGACCGCGAGCCGCCGTTCTTCTTCTGCAAACCGGCCGATGCCGTGGTGCCGGTGGCCGACGGCCAGACCCTGGAACTGCCGTACCCGGCCGAAACGAGCAACTACCACTACGAGATCGAGCTGGTCGCCGCTATCGGCAAAGGCGGGCGCAACATTGCGCAGGAGCAAGCCAACGAACATGTGTTCGGCTATGCCGTAGGCCTGGACATGACCCGTCGCGACCTGCAGATGAAGATGCGCGAAATGGGCCGCCCGTGGGAAATCGGCAAGGCGTTCGACGCCTCCGCCCCCATTGCGCCGCTGTACCCGGCCAGCGAGGTCGGCCACCCGGCGCAGGCCGGCATCTGGCTGCAGGTCGAAGGCCAGGATCGCCAGCGCAGCGATATCGACAAGCTGATCTGGTCGGTGCCGGAAACCATCGCCTACCTGTCGCGTTTCTTCGACCTGCAGCCGGGTGACCTGATCATGACCGGCACCCCCGAAGGCGTTGGCCCGGTAGTGGCCGGCGAGCTAATGGTTGGCGGCGTCGATGGCCTGGGCCAAATCCGCGTCCGCGTTATCTGA
- a CDS encoding riboflavin synthase subunit alpha, whose amino-acid sequence MYTGIVQAVRPLLDVTTYPGHNQFTIDLTPELLDDLKIGASVSVEGTCLSVTDIAGTQVKFDAMTATLERTNLCFFKAGQGVNIERSAKMNAEVGGHLMAGHIATTAEIVELSIKETGAFIRFRMPPEWGKYVFPRGFIGVNGCSLTVADVDDNVITINLIPETLRQTTFASYKAGERLNIEVDHQTMVLVDVVERTIKGTLAREKLLP is encoded by the coding sequence ATGTACACCGGCATCGTCCAGGCCGTCCGCCCTCTGCTTGATGTGACCACTTACCCGGGCCACAACCAGTTCACCATCGACCTCACCCCGGAACTGCTCGACGACCTGAAGATCGGCGCCAGCGTCAGTGTCGAAGGCACCTGCCTGTCGGTCACTGACATTGCTGGCACCCAAGTCAAATTCGACGCCATGACCGCCACCCTCGAACGCACCAACCTGTGCTTCTTCAAGGCGGGCCAAGGGGTAAACATCGAACGTTCGGCGAAAATGAACGCCGAAGTGGGTGGCCACCTGATGGCCGGCCACATTGCCACCACCGCTGAAATCGTCGAACTGTCAATCAAGGAAACCGGCGCCTTCATCAGGTTCCGCATGCCGCCGGAATGGGGCAAGTACGTGTTCCCGCGCGGTTTCATCGGGGTCAATGGCTGCAGCCTGACCGTCGCCGATGTCGACGACAACGTCATCACCATCAACCTGATCCCGGAAACCCTGCGCCAGACCACGTTCGCCAGCTACAAGGCCGGCGAAAGGCTTAATATCGAAGTCGATCACCAGACCATGGTGTTGGTGGATGTGGTGGAGCGCACCATCAAAGGTACCCTGGCCCGCGAAAAACTGCTGCCCTGA
- a CDS encoding autotransporter domain-containing protein: MPFTPNRLALCIALACAAFAPAAFAKDYLISNASTDTLELKKSDSLKVTSTGSIEASDDDGVILPKHTSGATVSVDNAGIIRSTDGRGIDSKDDGEDVSHYVISNQAGALIQGTNDGLRFQTNPTAGGSLNIINAGTIESTVEGQAIDLETLNNPAFTTTLVNQATGVIHAVGNDAIKTGSNATVTNYGLIVTDTAPQDKNGLDQKYDGIKIGTSTGVTVYNHGTISADRHGVDLKTDATLYNYEGASVTGRNGSGFGSDGSGTVYNWGTITGAIADGKINGDGDGVDIDNIGHVYNAGTIQGLGAKGVDSGGRPNGSEGIAMGGGSVVNTATGVIRSVDNGILVDDGAEGAGVAATTIDNAGRIEGDGGFGIRLIGEYDDTVVNSGTISGGNGLALSMGAGDDNLTVLTGGAFNGLVDGGDGVDNVTLNGSGSFGNSTHFETLKVSGGSWTLSSIGDFSQGGVVTSGATLINQGSILGQMQIEQGAIYAGGGSVGGLQVDGTLLTNTGLGVATVAGDLNFSQGASLVYGVNADGSSAPVSVSGTANLDNATLRVQPTPGEYPWQSQYTVLTASAVKGTFAQVTSDYAFLTPTLSYTSNSVGLAYDRNDVAFEHYAQSANAAGAARGLAGLGQNSNLYNAVLGTTTAGAGNAIEQLSASNTANLAAATLAGTSQVGSSMLGAMQAMASAGSLQVGMTDSDSPALAATGVPREARNLNDPNAQGRVWAQALGSYGKVDGSHGTSALEQRTGGGVLGVDWALGGEWRLGVLGGYSRTRLDSSGLDGTVRSWHAGVYAQHQSGPLALRLGAAYSGHDGHSKRDVAFAGFNERLKGDYDADSQQAFVELGYAMGSGRLSAEPFANLGYQRYHRDSYREQGGDAALAVDADTQDNFSSTFGVRLAHLGQLDNGMSLTPRATLGWRHTYGNIDTRTRQAFIAGGDAFSVEGSAIDRDSLLVEAGLDLGLSARQKVGIGYSGELGSNSRNHAVVGQWQLKF; this comes from the coding sequence ATGCCTTTCACGCCCAACCGCCTGGCCCTGTGCATCGCCCTGGCCTGTGCCGCCTTCGCCCCCGCAGCCTTCGCCAAGGATTACCTGATAAGCAACGCCAGCACCGATACCCTGGAGTTGAAGAAGTCCGACAGCTTGAAGGTGACATCGACCGGCAGCATCGAGGCCAGTGACGACGACGGCGTGATTTTGCCCAAGCACACCAGCGGCGCCACCGTGAGCGTCGACAACGCCGGCATCATCCGCTCTACCGACGGCCGCGGTATCGACAGCAAGGATGACGGCGAAGACGTCAGTCACTACGTGATCAGCAACCAGGCCGGGGCGCTGATTCAGGGCACCAATGACGGCTTGCGCTTCCAGACCAACCCCACTGCGGGTGGCAGCCTGAATATCATCAACGCCGGCACCATCGAGTCCACAGTTGAGGGCCAGGCCATCGACCTGGAAACCCTGAACAACCCGGCCTTCACCACCACCCTGGTCAACCAGGCCACGGGGGTGATCCATGCCGTCGGCAACGACGCGATCAAGACCGGCTCCAATGCCACGGTCACCAACTACGGGCTGATCGTTACCGACACTGCGCCACAGGACAAGAATGGCCTGGACCAGAAGTACGATGGCATCAAGATCGGCACCTCCACCGGCGTGACCGTGTACAACCACGGCACGATCAGCGCCGACCGCCATGGCGTAGACCTCAAGACCGATGCCACACTCTACAACTACGAGGGTGCCAGCGTTACCGGGCGCAACGGTTCGGGCTTCGGTTCCGACGGCAGCGGCACCGTGTACAACTGGGGCACCATCACCGGTGCTATCGCCGACGGCAAGATCAATGGCGACGGCGACGGCGTCGATATCGACAACATCGGCCATGTGTACAACGCCGGTACCATCCAGGGCCTGGGCGCCAAGGGCGTCGACAGTGGCGGGCGACCGAACGGCAGCGAAGGCATCGCCATGGGTGGCGGCAGCGTCGTCAACACGGCGACCGGGGTAATTCGCAGCGTCGATAACGGCATTCTGGTGGATGACGGCGCCGAAGGTGCGGGGGTTGCCGCCACCACCATCGATAATGCCGGGCGCATCGAAGGCGATGGCGGCTTTGGCATCAGGCTGATCGGGGAGTATGACGACACGGTAGTCAACAGCGGCACGATCAGTGGCGGCAATGGCCTGGCACTGAGCATGGGCGCCGGCGACGACAACCTCACAGTGCTAACCGGCGGGGCCTTCAATGGTCTGGTCGATGGCGGTGACGGGGTCGATAACGTCACCCTGAACGGTAGCGGCAGCTTCGGCAACAGCACCCACTTTGAAACCCTCAAGGTCAGCGGCGGCAGCTGGACCCTGAGCAGCATTGGCGACTTCAGCCAAGGCGGCGTGGTGACTTCAGGCGCCACGCTGATCAACCAGGGCAGCATCCTCGGCCAGATGCAGATCGAGCAAGGCGCCATCTACGCCGGTGGTGGCTCGGTCGGCGGGCTGCAGGTAGACGGCACCCTGCTGACCAACACCGGCCTCGGTGTGGCTACGGTCGCTGGCGACCTGAACTTCAGCCAAGGTGCAAGCCTGGTGTATGGCGTGAATGCCGATGGCAGCAGCGCACCGGTCAGCGTCAGCGGCACGGCAAATCTCGATAACGCCACCCTGCGCGTACAGCCCACCCCCGGTGAGTATCCCTGGCAAAGCCAGTACACCGTGCTGACGGCCAGCGCAGTCAAGGGCACATTCGCCCAGGTGACCAGCGACTATGCCTTCCTCACCCCCACGTTGAGTTACACCAGCAACTCAGTGGGCCTGGCCTACGACCGCAACGACGTTGCCTTCGAGCATTACGCACAGTCTGCCAACGCCGCCGGTGCCGCGCGCGGCCTGGCCGGCCTGGGGCAGAACAGCAACCTGTACAATGCCGTGCTCGGCACTACCACGGCCGGCGCCGGCAACGCCATCGAGCAACTGTCGGCCAGCAACACCGCCAACCTGGCAGCCGCCACCCTGGCCGGCACGTCGCAGGTCGGCAGCAGCATGCTCGGTGCCATGCAGGCGATGGCCAGCGCAGGCAGCCTGCAGGTGGGCATGACCGACAGCGACAGCCCTGCCCTGGCCGCCACTGGCGTGCCACGCGAAGCGCGCAACCTCAACGACCCGAACGCCCAGGGGCGTGTCTGGGCACAGGCGCTGGGCAGCTACGGCAAGGTCGATGGCAGCCACGGCACCAGCGCGCTGGAGCAGCGCACCGGTGGTGGTGTGCTGGGCGTCGACTGGGCGTTGGGCGGTGAATGGCGCCTGGGCGTGCTGGGTGGCTACTCGCGCACGCGCCTGGACAGCAGCGGCCTGGATGGCACCGTGCGCAGCTGGCACGCCGGGGTGTATGCCCAACACCAGAGCGGCCCGCTGGCCCTGCGCCTGGGCGCGGCCTACAGCGGCCATGATGGCCACAGCAAGCGCGACGTGGCCTTCGCAGGCTTCAACGAGCGCCTCAAGGGTGACTACGATGCAGATAGCCAGCAGGCCTTTGTCGAACTAGGCTACGCCATGGGCAGCGGCCGCCTCAGCGCCGAACCGTTCGCCAACCTCGGCTACCAGCGCTACCACCGCGACAGCTACCGCGAGCAAGGTGGTGACGCGGCGCTGGCGGTGGACGCCGATACCCAGGACAACTTCAGCAGTACCTTCGGCGTGCGCCTGGCGCACTTGGGGCAACTGGACAACGGTATGAGCCTCACACCCCGGGCGACGCTGGGCTGGCGCCACACCTACGGCAACATCGATACCCGCACGCGGCAGGCGTTTATTGCGGGTGGTGATGCATTCAGTGTCGAAGGCAGCGCGATTGACCGGGATAGCCTGCTGGTCGAAGCCGGGCTGGACCTGGGGCTGAGTGCGCGGCAGAAAGTGGGCATCGGGTATAGCGGTGAGCTGGGTAGCAATAGCCGCAACCATGCTGTGGTTGGGCAGTGGCAGTTGAAGTTTTAG
- the treS gene encoding maltose alpha-D-glucosyltransferase: MTQPDPSYVKWLEDRAMLKASQERASLYSGQSRLWQQPYAEAQPRRATEIASVWLTVYPDAIIAPPDCSVLGALAHEALWKRLSEIGIQGLHTGPIKLSGGIRGRAPTPSVDGNFDRISFDIDPLYGSEQELVQMSRMAAAHNAVTIDDLIPSHTGKGADFRLAEMAYGPYPGLYHMVEVREEDWQLLPEVPSGRDSVNLLPAQCDELKARHYIVGQLQRVIFFEPGVKETDWSVTPPITGVDGKTRRWVYLHYFKEGQPSLNWLDPTFAAQQMIIGDALHALDCLGARGLRLDANGFLGVETRASGTAWSESHPLSIVGNQLIGGMIRKAGGFSFQELNLTLDDIAQMSKGGADLSYDFITRPAYQHALLTGDTEFLRLMLKEMHAFGIDPASLIHALQNHDELTVELVHFWTLHAHDMYLYKGQTLPGSILREHIREEIYERLSGEHAPYNLRFVTNGIACTTASLIAAALGIRDLEQIGAAEIELIQKVHLLLVMYNAMQPGVVALSGWDLVGALPLPAEAVAQRMLDGDTRWIHRGGYDLAGLDPQAEESVRGMPRARALYGSLDSQLENSDSFACKVKKLLAVRQAYGIATSRQVLVPEVSSPGLLVMVHELPAGRGIQISALNFGQAAIAEELQLTGFTPGTVVDMINETVEGDLTEDGRLQVNLDPYEALCLRIVNSSAHV, from the coding sequence ATGACCCAGCCCGACCCGTCATACGTCAAATGGCTCGAAGACCGCGCCATGCTCAAGGCTTCCCAAGAGCGGGCCAGCCTGTATTCAGGGCAGTCACGCCTGTGGCAGCAGCCCTACGCCGAAGCCCAGCCCCGCCGCGCCACCGAAATCGCTTCGGTCTGGCTGACCGTGTACCCCGACGCCATCATCGCCCCGCCAGACTGTTCCGTACTCGGCGCCCTGGCCCACGAAGCACTGTGGAAGCGCCTGTCGGAGATCGGCATCCAAGGCCTGCACACTGGCCCGATCAAATTGTCCGGCGGCATTCGTGGCCGCGCACCCACACCCAGCGTGGACGGTAACTTCGACCGTATCAGCTTCGATATCGACCCGCTGTACGGCAGCGAACAGGAACTGGTGCAGATGAGCCGCATGGCCGCCGCACACAATGCAGTGACCATCGATGACCTGATCCCCTCGCACACAGGCAAAGGGGCAGACTTCCGCCTGGCCGAGATGGCCTACGGGCCTTACCCGGGGCTGTACCATATGGTCGAAGTTCGCGAAGAAGACTGGCAGCTGCTGCCTGAGGTGCCCAGCGGCCGTGATTCGGTCAACCTGCTGCCGGCCCAGTGCGACGAGCTCAAAGCCCGCCATTACATCGTCGGCCAGCTGCAACGGGTGATCTTCTTCGAGCCTGGTGTAAAGGAAACCGACTGGAGCGTCACGCCACCCATCACCGGTGTTGACGGCAAAACCCGTCGCTGGGTCTACCTGCACTACTTCAAGGAAGGCCAGCCCTCGCTTAACTGGCTTGACCCGACCTTTGCCGCCCAGCAAATGATCATTGGCGATGCCCTGCACGCCCTGGACTGCCTGGGCGCGCGCGGTCTGCGCCTGGACGCCAACGGCTTTCTGGGTGTGGAAACGCGGGCCAGCGGCACCGCCTGGTCGGAAAGCCACCCGCTGTCGATCGTCGGCAACCAGTTGATCGGCGGCATGATCCGCAAAGCCGGCGGTTTCAGCTTCCAGGAACTGAACCTGACCCTGGACGACATCGCGCAGATGTCAAAGGGCGGGGCCGACCTGTCCTACGACTTCATCACCCGGCCAGCCTACCAACATGCGCTGCTGACCGGCGACACCGAGTTCCTGCGCCTGATGCTCAAGGAAATGCACGCCTTCGGCATCGACCCCGCCTCGCTTATCCATGCCCTGCAGAACCACGATGAGCTGACCGTGGAGCTGGTGCATTTCTGGACCCTGCACGCCCACGACATGTACCTGTACAAGGGCCAGACCTTGCCTGGCAGCATCCTGCGTGAACATATTCGTGAAGAGATCTATGAACGCCTGTCGGGCGAGCACGCCCCCTACAACCTGCGCTTCGTGACCAACGGAATCGCCTGCACTACGGCCAGCCTGATCGCCGCAGCGCTGGGCATCCGCGACCTTGAGCAAATCGGCGCAGCAGAAATCGAGCTGATCCAGAAAGTGCACTTGCTGCTGGTCATGTACAACGCCATGCAGCCAGGGGTAGTCGCGCTGTCTGGCTGGGACCTGGTAGGCGCCCTGCCCTTGCCCGCCGAAGCGGTCGCGCAGCGGATGCTGGATGGCGATACCCGCTGGATTCACCGGGGCGGTTACGACCTGGCCGGGCTGGACCCGCAGGCAGAAGAGTCGGTGCGTGGCATGCCCCGTGCCCGCGCCCTGTATGGCAGCCTGGACAGCCAGCTGGAAAACAGCGACTCGTTTGCCTGCAAGGTGAAAAAGCTGCTGGCGGTGCGGCAGGCCTATGGCATCGCCACCAGCCGCCAGGTGCTGGTACCTGAGGTCAGCAGCCCTGGCTTGCTGGTGATGGTGCACGAACTGCCAGCCGGGCGCGGCATCCAGATCAGCGCGCTGAACTTCGGCCAGGCGGCGATTGCCGAGGAGCTGCAACTGACCGGTTTCACGCCGGGTACGGTAGTGGACATGATCAATGAGACGGTCGAAGGGGACCTGACCGAAGACGGGCGCTTGCAGGTGAACCTGGACCCGTACGAGGCGCTGTGCCTGCGTATCGTCAACAGCAGCGCGCATGTGTAA
- a CDS encoding LysR substrate-binding domain-containing protein: MHWTRRLRPRHLQLLVTLAETGNLSDTARQAYTTQPGLSKFLKELEEDAGALLFERHARGLRPTAEGTLLVNHARRILSEMERAQSNLDALREGNTPNVAIGTSPASAPSLVPDAILYFLEKHPKAQVSLQESTMNVLLERLHLGQLDVVVGRVDNYQPSQALHSEMLFREPMQVVARPDHPLAGRTGLGWDDLYQYDWLLWPPATPIRNRLDTALSNAGRKPLPCRIESSSLMANLWLMQNSDMLSVASGRVAEHFHGRGLLRRLDFELEAEGSIGMCWRDEPHIEAALLDLLESLREAARSPIREP; this comes from the coding sequence ATGCACTGGACCCGTCGCCTGCGCCCCAGGCACCTGCAACTGCTGGTAACGCTGGCCGAAACCGGCAACCTCAGCGACACCGCCCGGCAGGCCTACACCACTCAGCCTGGGCTGTCGAAGTTCCTCAAAGAACTGGAAGAAGACGCTGGAGCCCTGCTCTTCGAACGCCATGCCCGAGGCCTGCGGCCGACTGCCGAAGGCACCTTGCTGGTAAACCATGCGCGGCGCATCCTCAGCGAAATGGAACGCGCGCAGAGCAACCTTGATGCCCTGCGCGAAGGCAACACACCTAACGTGGCGATTGGCACGTCGCCGGCTTCGGCGCCCAGCCTGGTGCCGGACGCCATCCTGTACTTTCTGGAAAAACACCCGAAAGCGCAGGTATCACTGCAGGAAAGCACGATGAACGTGCTGCTCGAACGCCTACACCTGGGTCAACTGGATGTGGTGGTCGGGCGCGTCGACAACTATCAGCCGAGCCAGGCCCTGCACAGCGAAATGCTGTTCCGCGAACCCATGCAGGTGGTCGCCCGCCCCGATCACCCGTTGGCCGGGCGCACGGGCCTTGGCTGGGATGACCTGTACCAGTACGACTGGCTGCTGTGGCCGCCGGCCACGCCGATCCGCAACCGCCTGGACACGGCCCTGAGCAATGCCGGGCGCAAGCCGTTGCCATGCCGTATCGAATCGTCATCGTTGATGGCCAATCTGTGGTTGATGCAGAACAGCGACATGCTGTCCGTCGCGTCCGGGCGGGTGGCCGAGCATTTCCATGGGCGAGGGTTGTTGCGGCGGCTGGATTTCGAGCTGGAGGCAGAAGGCTCGATTGGCATGTGCTGGCGCGATGAGCCGCATATCGAGGCTGCATTGCTGGATTTGCTGGAAAGCTTGCGTGAGGCCGCCCGCAGCCCAATTCGCGAGCCTTGA
- the proP gene encoding glycine betaine/L-proline transporter ProP, which produces MKPRKKTVQPIGLKDITIVDDAKMKKAITAAALGNAMEWFDFGVYGFVAYALGKVFFPNADPSVQMIAALATFSVPFLIRPLGGLFFGALGDKFGRQKILAATIVIMSLSTFAIGLIPSYASIGIWAPILLLLAKMAQGFSVGGEYTGASIFVAEYAPDRKRGFLGSWLDFGSIAGFVLGAGVVVLISTILGEEKFLEWGWRLPFFLALPLGIIGLYLRHALEETPAFQQHVDKMEQGDREGLASGPKVSFKEVATQHWRSLVTCVGVVIATNVTYYMLLTYMPSYLSHNLHYSEDHGVLIIIAIMVGMLFVQPVIGLLSDKFGRRPFIIVGSVGLFALAIPAFMLINSGVLGVIFAGLLIIAVLLNFFIGVMASTLPAMFPTHIRYSALAAAFNISVLIAGLTPTLTAWLVESTGDLYMPAYYLMVIAAIGLLTGLTMKETANKPLRGAAPAASDIEEARELLQEHHDNIEQKIEDLDAQIAELEAKREKLAQQHPRID; this is translated from the coding sequence ATGAAACCTCGCAAGAAAACCGTCCAGCCAATCGGCCTGAAGGACATCACCATCGTCGACGACGCCAAGATGAAAAAGGCGATCACCGCCGCCGCGCTGGGCAATGCCATGGAGTGGTTCGATTTTGGCGTATACGGCTTCGTGGCCTATGCCCTGGGTAAGGTGTTCTTCCCCAACGCCGACCCGAGCGTGCAGATGATCGCGGCGCTGGCCACTTTTTCGGTGCCTTTCCTGATCCGACCACTGGGCGGGCTGTTCTTCGGCGCCCTGGGCGACAAGTTCGGGCGGCAGAAAATCCTCGCCGCCACCATCGTCATCATGTCGCTCAGCACCTTTGCCATCGGCCTGATACCGTCTTACGCCAGCATCGGCATCTGGGCACCGATCCTGCTGTTGCTGGCCAAAATGGCCCAGGGCTTTTCGGTGGGTGGCGAGTACACCGGTGCCTCGATCTTTGTTGCCGAATACGCCCCCGACCGCAAGCGCGGTTTTCTGGGTAGCTGGCTGGACTTCGGCTCGATTGCCGGCTTTGTGCTAGGCGCGGGGGTGGTGGTACTGATTTCCACCATTCTTGGCGAAGAAAAGTTCCTTGAATGGGGCTGGCGCCTGCCGTTCTTCCTGGCCCTGCCGCTGGGCATCATCGGCCTTTACCTGCGCCATGCACTGGAAGAAACACCTGCGTTTCAGCAGCATGTCGACAAGATGGAACAGGGCGATCGCGAAGGCCTGGCCTCTGGGCCCAAGGTATCGTTCAAGGAAGTAGCCACCCAGCACTGGCGCAGCCTGGTGACCTGCGTCGGCGTGGTCATTGCCACCAACGTCACCTACTACATGCTGCTCACCTACATGCCCAGCTACCTGTCGCACAATCTGCATTACAGCGAAGACCATGGCGTGCTGATCATCATCGCGATCATGGTCGGCATGCTGTTCGTGCAGCCTGTGATCGGCCTGCTCAGCGACAAGTTCGGGCGTCGGCCGTTCATCATCGTCGGCAGTGTCGGTTTGTTTGCCCTGGCTATCCCGGCGTTCATGTTGATCAACAGCGGCGTGCTAGGGGTGATTTTTGCCGGGCTGCTGATCATTGCCGTGTTGCTGAACTTCTTCATCGGTGTGATGGCCTCGACGCTGCCCGCAATGTTCCCTACGCACATCCGCTACAGCGCGTTGGCGGCCGCGTTCAACATTTCGGTGCTGATCGCCGGGCTTACCCCGACCCTTACCGCCTGGCTGGTGGAGAGCACTGGCGACCTGTACATGCCGGCCTATTACCTGATGGTGATCGCCGCGATTGGCCTGCTGACCGGGTTGACCATGAAGGAAACCGCCAACAAGCCGCTGCGCGGCGCGGCACCAGCCGCCTCGGACATCGAGGAGGCGCGTGAGCTGTTGCAGGAGCACCACGACAACATCGAGCAGAAGATCGAAGACCTCGATGCGCAGATTGCCGAACTGGAAGCCAAGCGCGAGAAGCTGGCACAGCAGCACCCGCGTATCGATTGA
- a CDS encoding YoaK family protein → MLPNALPARTARRLRLQVLRGRVGLGLVAGLSVLAGMTDAIGLLALGDFVSFMSGNTTRLAVAISEADLALVLRLSGAILGFVAGNALGVLLARGLRRRAWPVLLMVAVLLAFAAAWPLAATFPALLAATLAMGMINAVVEQVNGLPIGLTYVTGALSRFGRGLGRWLMGERRNGWRVQLVPWAGMLLGAALGAWLQHHLGLQALFGSCALACVLALVSWFIPRAWQRGYMPR, encoded by the coding sequence ATGCTGCCCAACGCCCTACCCGCGCGCACGGCCAGGCGGCTGCGGCTGCAAGTTTTGCGTGGCCGTGTCGGCCTCGGCCTGGTCGCTGGTTTGTCAGTGTTGGCCGGCATGACAGATGCCATCGGCCTACTGGCGCTAGGCGACTTCGTATCGTTCATGAGTGGCAATACCACCCGCCTGGCCGTGGCCATCAGCGAAGCAGACCTGGCCTTGGTGCTGCGCCTGAGTGGCGCGATACTGGGCTTCGTCGCTGGTAATGCGCTGGGCGTGCTGCTGGCGCGTGGTTTGCGCCGCCGTGCCTGGCCCGTGTTGCTGATGGTCGCCGTGCTGTTGGCGTTCGCGGCTGCATGGCCGTTGGCGGCCACCTTCCCGGCATTGTTGGCCGCCACACTGGCCATGGGCATGATCAATGCCGTGGTTGAACAAGTGAACGGCCTGCCCATCGGCCTGACTTACGTCACCGGGGCCTTGTCCCGCTTCGGCCGTGGCCTGGGCCGGTGGCTGATGGGCGAGCGGCGCAACGGCTGGCGGGTGCAACTGGTGCCCTGGGCCGGCATGCTGCTGGGGGCAGCACTGGGTGCCTGGTTGCAACATCACCTGGGCCTGCAGGCGCTGTTTGGCAGCTGCGCGCTGGCTTGCGTGCTGGCCCTGGTGTCGTGGTTCATACCGCGCGCCTGGCAGCGTGGCTACATGCCGCGCTGA